From Rutidosis leptorrhynchoides isolate AG116_Rl617_1_P2 chromosome 3, CSIRO_AGI_Rlap_v1, whole genome shotgun sequence, a single genomic window includes:
- the LOC139902396 gene encoding uncharacterized protein — MSVSHSTWLVVLMPYNLPPWLCMKKLFLFLSLLIPGPSAPGNNIDVYMRPLVDELKELWGVNTYDASTNSNFTLRAGLIWTVSDFPAYANLSGWSTKGKLACPSCHKETKSIRLSNSYKDIFMAHRRWLELLHAFRMDKDSFDGMKEREGPPRCLIGEQVLVELKDVMHTEKNVCDSLIGTLMNIDGKTKDHLKGRRDLEEMGIRNELHPQPLSNDKVYLPPACFLMDKKEKETFCNVLKGVKVLDGYAASISRCIQGKPPKIIGLKSQDNHILMQQLLPMAIRNILPKYVRYVIMKLCRYYRQLFSKVLNPSDLFKMEKDIGKILSSEARLGGPVHYCWMYPIERYLASDVETIHNKTSQNHDDGGDDTVLPIFCMPGRPIGATNVVKLGYDTLAIAHSHVLFNCSEIDFLRTEHLNILSHQNPKKT; from the exons ATGAGTGTTTCACATAGTACATGGCTTGTTGTTTTGATGCCATATAATCTACCTCCATGGTTGTGCATGAAAAAACTTTTTTTATTCCTAAGTTTACTTATACCCGGTCCATCTGCTCCAGGTAATAATATAGACGTCTATATGCGACCTCTAGTTGATGAGTTGAAAGAGTTGTGGGGAGTTAATACTTATGACGCATCAACTAACAGTAACTTCACACTGCGTGCTGGTTTGATATGGACGGTAAGTGACTTTCCTGCTTATGCGAATTTATCGGGTTGGAGCACTAAAGGTAAATTAGCTTGTCCTTCATGCCATAAGGAAACCAAATCAATACGGTTATCAAACTCCTACAAAGATATCTTCATGGCACATCGTCGCTGGTTGGAATTGTTGCATGCTTTCCGTATGGATAAAGATTCTTTTGATGGCATGAAAGAACGTGAAGGTCCACCGCGTTGCTTAATAGGGGAACAAGTGCTTGTGGAGCTGAAAG ACGTAATGCATACTGAAAAGAATGTATGTGACAGTCTCATTGGAACGTTAATGAATATAGATGGAAAGACCAAGGATCATTTAAAAGGACGTCGTGATTTGGAAGAAATGGGTATTAGAAATGAACTTCATCCACAACCTTTATCAAATGACAAAGTGTATTTGCCTCCTGCATGTTTCTTAATGGATAAAAAAGAGAAAGAAACATTTTGTAATGTGCTTAAAGGTGTGAAAGTGCTAGATGGTTATGCAGCTAGTATTTCTAGGTGCATTCAGGGAAAACCTCCAAAAATTATAGGCCTAAAAAGTCAAGATAATCATATTTTGATGCAACAGTTGCTTCCCATGGCAATAAGAAATATTTTACCGAAGTATGTGCGTTACGTTATCATGAAGTTATGTCGGTACTACAGACAATTATTCTCAAAAGTTCTTAATCCTAGTGATTTATTTAAGATGGAAAAAGATATTGGAAAaatacttt CTTCTGAGGCCAGATTAGGGGGACCTGTTCATTACTGTTGGATGTATCCAATTGAGAG GTATTTAG CCAGTGATGTCGAGACCATACATAATAAGACTAGCCAAaatcatgatgatggtggtgatgatactGTCTTACCAATATTTTGTATGCCTGGTCGACCAATTGGTGCAACAAACGTAGTAAAACTCGGCTATGACACATTGGCTATTGCACACTCACATGTGTTGTTCAATTgtagtgaaatagatttcttacgaac AGAGCATCTGAATATTCTTAGTCATCAAAATCCGAAAAAAACGTAA